ATTGATAATAGATGGCATCGAATCTCTCCAATTTTGGATGATGCTCTCAAACTGAGGTTTAGAAGCTCCATCTGCTAATGGGTGTCGAATTGATGAGTAGTCATATATCCGACTTGAGAAGCTTTGTTCGTCATGTGTATTACGCGTTATGCGTCTAGATTGCCAATTAAACCACATCAAAGGTGTGCCTAAGAATAAAATGAAGAGAAGAAGAATAATGATTGTAAGGATGGAATGTTGCCTGATTACTGTAAAAAGCTCTTCAATAAATGCGTCATCTGTAACTAAGTTTTGATATAACCAGGTTGTAATAGCGACTAACATAGTGATCGCGGCTATCATTAGACCTGTGATGGCAATAAAAAGTCCTACCTTATTCCAGTCACCCGTATCTAGCTTAATCGTGGTTGCCCCTTGATCTACGTTGATTTCATTTACTTTTCTTGCTTCTGTTAGTTCTGAAATGATCCTATTATCCCGTTCGGCTTCCATAAGATTGCCAATATGACGAACATCTGATTCGATAGTACTAATCTGGCGCTGTAATTGCTTTTTTGCTTCCGTTAACGTGGAATCTGAATACTTCCATTCAGAATAACCCCTTGAATTCATTAGATCTTTGATTAACATTGGGATGCTTGCTTCTGATAAATTATCGACAAGGTCAAATAGATTTGATAGAGGAGATAACTTGCTTAAGATTAAGTTCTGATATGCTTCGAGTAATGTATAGTCAATAATCAAGGCTTGCAATGAGGGCGGATAGATCTGCCCTGTGCCTTTGTTGATTTTTGCCATAAAACTAGTCTTAAGTAAGTGCTTTCGGCAAAATTCGAGACCTTCGCGATATGGCAATAGCCCAAAATTTATTGAGACTCTTATAAACTGCTCCATAGCCGCGTATGTAAGTCTACTGTATAATAATTCTCTAGACGCAATGACAGTTTGATTGTGATCATGGCTGGGAATGAAGGCAACATCTATATCTATCATGTTTGTATCAGTTGATTCGCCTGACCTTAGAGGGTAAGAATAATCTTTCCTTTCGGAAAATAGCGGCTTGTATACACCTCTCCAACCATAAAGAGCTATTGATCTTATAATATTTCCTAATGAGAATCGCCTTTCATCTACTTCATTTACTTGAGTTGATTGCGATTGCGATTGATTTGATGATTCAAAAAAGAGCGAAGGAATAATATTAACATTAAAAATTCCATTGAATAACAAGTCCATTTGATAGTAGTTCAGGGCGCCTTGATAACCTTCCAAGATCTCTTCAACCTTCTGTTCTCCAGATCGTTGGAATTTCTTAAACCACCCAAAATGAAACAATTCATCAAGGTGTTTTGAAGCGAAATCGTCTCTAAGGAAATTGGCAAATCTGCCATCTGTAATTGACATGTCACCATTACGTTGGAATCTGATATTAAAACGCCATAGATATAATCCGTTTGAAAAAACGGAAAACTCACCGGTTATCTCTTTACCGAAAAAGCCTGTATTTGAAGGGGATGTACGATATTCAAATTCAGACTGTATTTTACGTGTGGTTAGTTCACCATCACATGATATTAGATTGCCGGTTAACTTTAACCCTCCCAAGTCAGTATTAACACCTTTAATCTCCTTGTATCTTTGGTGAAAATAGTGAGCGATAGGGCGCTCCTTCGGTTGCTTTATTTCACCTGTTGCATTAAGAAGATCTGTTTCCCAATTGCGGAATCCGAAAGCATCTTTTCCAGCAGGAAGCCAGAAAAACAGAAAGAGGCTTTCCGTATCGTAGTCAGTGGAGGTGCTACTTGCTGTTGAAGATGCCTTAGTAACCATATGCTCCTCGCTGTTCTATCGTAAGGCACAGTGCTAGGTTTATAGAATTTATAAACTTAGGGGAAAAACTTTTGCAGATTCTGACGGATCGCTTTGTGATGCGGTAGAACACCACCTACCCAGCGAGCTATAGTAATCCTAAATGAGTTGTAAACTTGGCATATACATACGGAGCTTTTCGAATTTGAACGAGAGCGTATTCAATGCTTCCTCAAATAAGTTGAGAACTGCCTGAAAATTGATGCATTCCCGCCAGTGTTTTCGTACATATTGCTTGGCTTTTAACCAAACATCTTCCATTGGGTTTTGCTCTGGCGCATTCGGTGCGAAAAGGATGCAGTGGACGCTCCATTCGTCTTTTGGCAGCTTGTAATTGACACCTTCGAGGTATTCTTGCATTTCTGTACCGCGATGATAGGATGCACCATCCCAAATGAGGACGATCCGTTTCCCTGGGAATTGTTCCCGCACATACTCGACAAAAATCATCGTCCAATCACCATTTGCCGTATCCGTTGGAATTGCGCATATGTCTGCTGTACACAATTCAATGGCCCCGTAGTAGGTTTGTCGCTCGCGAAAATTCGTCATTGGAATGCTGATTCGTTCGCCCCGTGGCCCCCAAACATAGCCACACGCATCGTTCCAGAGGACATGACACTGATCCACAAACACCACCACCAGGCTCCCATCCGCAATGGCCGCCGCGTGTGCAGTCAAAAAGTCAAGGATTTCTTTTTTTGCGGCAACCAGCGCAGCATCATGCCGAGGATTCGTGTGCTGGGCTTTTTTATACGTTATTTTTGCCTCATCGAGCAGTTGGTAATAGCTTTGCTGCGATTGAAACACGATGCCATAGGTTGTTTCGATGTGCGTTTGGAGGAGTGCGACAGACCATTCTTGTTGATCTTGCAACCAATCAAGCACGGATTGTCGTTCTTCAGGCGACAGATAGGGTTGCATCCCTTGATACTTCAAGGTAAATCCATCTACTCCATACTGCGCATAGGCTTTCTTTGCCTGGCTAATAAACCCAGGGGTGACATCCAACATCTCACTAATCGCTGCATACAAATACCCGAGCAGCGCGAGTTTTACTGCGAGTGCGCGTCGATACTCGCGTGAATCATGGGGTTCAGCCAGAAAGGCGGTGATATCTTCAGGAATAGGAGCCATACCGCACCTCACAAAGTGGCACACCCGTACTTGGGCGAAGCGTTGCGTACAATCGTGGAACCAGTATACCACGTTTTAGAAATCAGATAGGGATGCTATAGTAGCGAGTATGCTCACAAGAACGAATCACGTTAGAAAGCCATAAACCGTGCATCACCACCACTGAACGTTTGTTCAGAAAGGCCGTTCTTGCGAAAATCTGCAAAAGCCCAGTGCTTAACCGAAGTTTTGCAAAGTTGAACGTAAGGGTGAAATGTCGTACGATAGCCAGTGATTGTTGAACACGAGCTAACGTCAGGAGACTACGATGCCAGCGATCGTCGAGTTTCCCACTCTCGTCCAACACCTCTTGGTCGAGTATAGCGACTTGTTTGCCAACGCCCCGGAACGCCACCATTTCGCAGCATATCTGACTGACCTGTTCATCGCCGAGCGCAAAACCGTCAGCGGCATCAATCGTGAGTTCGCCGTCACGACCGACCAATCGTGTCTCAATCGCCGGATGATCGAAGGCGCCTGGGATGCACCCGTCTTAAACCAACGCCGATTGGACGCATTGCAACGTGAGAGTGCTACCCGCTACACTAAGCATGGCGTCATTCCCATCAATAACACCCTAATCGCCCACGACGGCAAACTGATTGCCGATGTCGACTGGTTCTGGGATCACGCCGACAAACGCCATCTGATCGCTCACGATTATCTGATTGCCAACTATGTGTGCGCCTCCGGTAAGCACTACCCGTTGGAGTTCCGACGATTTCGCAAGAAAGAGATCTGCCTGGCCGAGCAAACCATGTTCAAGAGCCACACGACCGTGCGCAGGAGTGGACTCACGCGCGCCTGACGACCATCGGCGAGTCCTGTCGAGCAATCTTCCGCAAAAACCTTGGGCGAAACGATCGCCTGGGTATTCGAGCAAGTCGTACAAGGCCAGAGTCTATCCCAAATCAAAGCCTAGCTCACGCTTCCCTAACTTTGCAAAACTACAGTTATTAAACCTTTAATGAGCTAAGCAGGAGTCGATCATATTGATCCAAATAAACTTGCCCTGCCACGTCAACTGAGAAGCAGCGTTCGGCGTGTTGACGGCCTGCACGCCCCATTTGTTGGCGAAGCTGAGCATCTTCGACCAATCGTCGCATAGTGTAAGCTAACCTTGTCGCATCACCAACAGGGGTTAGATACCCTGTCACACCGTTTTCGATAACAGTGGA
The sequence above is drawn from the Candidatus Kouleothrix ribensis genome and encodes:
- a CDS encoding IS630 family transposase; translated protein: MAPIPEDITAFLAEPHDSREYRRALAVKLALLGYLYAAISEMLDVTPGFISQAKKAYAQYGVDGFTLKYQGMQPYLSPEERQSVLDWLQDQQEWSVALLQTHIETTYGIVFQSQQSYYQLLDEAKITYKKAQHTNPRHDAALVAAKKEILDFLTAHAAAIADGSLVVVFVDQCHVLWNDACGYVWGPRGERISIPMTNFRERQTYYGAIELCTADICAIPTDTANGDWTMIFVEYVREQFPGKRIVLIWDGASYHRGTEMQEYLEGVNYKLPKDEWSVHCILFAPNAPEQNPMEDVWLKAKQYVRKHWRECINFQAVLNLFEEALNTLSFKFEKLRMYMPSLQLI